A part of Aspergillus flavus chromosome 1, complete sequence genomic DNA contains:
- a CDS encoding structural maintenance of chromosome protein has protein sequence MGKLIRLELFNFKSYKGHHTLLFGDAYFTSIIGPNGSGKSNSMDAISFVLGIKSSHLRSTNLRDLVYRGRVLRTSKLDADGNVIDEEPNGQDHAEDGVDGEQSQDPSGSNDPKTAWVMAVYEDDAGEEQQWRRSITSQGVSEYRINNRIVTAQQYNEALEAENILIRARNFLVFQGDVEAIASQSPKDLTRLIEQISGSLEYKAEYERLKAEAEEAAEQQTVQLNRRRAINSEIKQYQEQKREAENYARKAEERDQAIITHILWKLFHFQRMIDDSSAEILKYQDELKEYRRGVEKYEKNVEDAKREHAGVGREVAKAEKNIAKKEKDIEEAANDLVPIDEKVDITMKKVERFASRIAEIGKERDSQSANVKRLEKDLKVVEKAQSQWEAEWQKTMTKQGVQLSEADQQEYNKLKEEVNKRSSAEQLNLDNLRRQMKTEAEAHNSLKSKFESTEWQLKTLESDTRSLTERRSSIKDTVKTTSKDIERKKKELNALTSERLRVSQMRTELEEKLQVVLKKLLEADDGKKQTEREIRTKELISTLKRIFPGVKGRVSDLCKPKQKKYADAVSTVLGRHFDAIVVDNEKTAKECIQHLRDQRAGQATFIPLETIQVKAFNSNLKGMHRGMRPAIETVDYDDSVSRAISYACGNAIVCDDLATAKYLCYEKHVDAKAVTLDGTVIHKGGLMTGGRGPQQNSKRWEDSEVENLFKLKDKLMADLANLPKGHRRGTEEETLQGELVGLEQRLAYAQEELKALERNLQSKHTELDFVKRQLEEVKPKYVEKQEELAELEQTITTSQETVSNVEDEVYRKFCKRLGYSNIREYEVQQGSLHEEAAQKKLEFTTQKSRIENQLSFEKQRLQATLDRIASLQTQHHRDQDMIEELKQEQEGIRNQLDEYNAELEILRERLEQQKESYAQSAENLTQHRRELQRRSRDVEATLKNVNALEAEVQRNSSSRYALLRRCKLEDIDVPLTEGSNPLDQLPIDELVQAADPDAMDVDEDANGGADGAFTVQDYGIEVDFDSLGETLKEESDEKLEEELLDKIRSLNSELDKMAPNTRAMERLESVENKLRSTEKDFDESRKHARKTKEDFEEVMRQRSELFNKAFTHISEQIQPIYRDLTKSSNYPLGGQAYLDIEDSDEPYLDGIKYHAMPPLKRFRDMEHLSGGEKTMAALALLFAIHSYQPSPFFVLDEVDAALDNTNVARIANYIHDHAAPGMQFIVISLKTGLFQNSEALVGIYRDQTENSSKSLTLDLRKYN, from the exons ATGGGGAAGCTCATCAGGCTCGAGCTTTTTA ACTTCAAATCATACAAGGGACACCATACCCTTCTTTTCGGCGATGCCTATTTCACTTCTATTATCGGGCCCAACGGGTCCGGAAAGTCCAACTC GATGGATGCTATTTCCTTTGTGCTAGGAATTAAGTCTTCTCACTTGCGATCTACGAACCTTCGCGATCTTGTCTACCGCGGTCGTGTCCTGCGCACCTCGAAACTCGATGCTGATGGTAATGTTATCGACGAAGAACCGAACGGACAGGATCACGCCGAAGATGGAGTTGACGGCGAACAATCACAAGACCCTAGCGGATCGAATGATCCTAAAACAGCATGGGTTATGGCAGTCTACGAGGATGATGCCGGCGAGGAGCAACAATGGCGACGATCGATTACGAGCCAGGGAGTCAGCGAATACCGTATCAACAACCGCATCGTGACCGCGCAGCAATATAACGAGGCGCTTGAGGCGGAGAATATCTTGATTAGAGCGCGCAACTTCTTGGTCTTCCAGGGTGATGTGGAGGCGATCGCGTCACAATCACCAAAAGATCTTACCCGGCTGATTGAGCAGATCTCTGGGAGCCTCGAATACAAGGCTGAGTACGAGCGTCTCAAAGCGGAGGCAGAGGAGGCAGCGGAGCAACAGACAGTCCAGCTTAATCGTCGGCGAGCCATCAATTCCGAGATCAAGCAATACCAAGAACAGAAGCGGGAGGCCGAGAATTATGCTCGTAAAGCGGAGGAGCGCGACCAAGCTATCATCACTCACATCCTCTGGAAGCTCTTCCATTTCCAGCGCATGATCGACGATTCCAGTGCAGAGATCTTGAAGTACCAAGATGAACTCAAGGAGTATCGTCGGGGCGTTGAGAAGTACGAAAAGAACGTCGAGGATGCTAAGAGGGAGCACGCGGGCGTTGGTCGAGAGGTAGCAAAGGCCGAGAAAAACATcgcgaagaaagagaaggatatcgaGGAAGCCGCCAATGACTTGGTCCCGATTGACGAGAAAGTCGACATTACTATGAAAAAAGTAGAACGATTTGCCTCTCGAATCGCAGAGATTGGCAAGGAGCGAGACTCGCAGTCGGCCAATGTCAAGCGTCTCGAGAAAGACCTTAAAGTCGTTGAAAAGGCACAATCTCAGTGGGAAGCAGAGTGGCAAAAGACAATGACCAAACAAGGCGTTCAACTGAGCGAGGCTGATCAGCAAGAATACAACAAACTGAAAGAGGAAGTCAACAAGCGATCGTCTGCGGAGCAGTTGAACCTCGACAATCTACGGCGCCAAATGAAGACTGAAGCCGAAGCCCACAACAGCCTTAAAAGCAAGTTTGAAAGTACCGAGTGGCAGCTCAAGACTTTAGAATCGGATACACGCTCATTGACTGAGCGTAGGTCGTCCATCAAGGATACGGTCAAAACTACATCTAAGGACATCGAacgcaagaagaaggagctgaacgCACTCACTTCCGAGCGGCTGCGTGTTTCGCAGATGAGGACTGAACTTGAGGAGAAGCTACAAGTTGTCTTGAAGAAACTTCTTGAAGCTGATGACGGCAAGAAGCAGACTGAGAGGGAGATCAGAACAAAGGAGCTGATCTCGACCTTGAAGCGTATCTTCCCTGGTGTAAAAGGCCGCGTCAGTGACCTATGCAAGCCGAAACAGAAAAAATACGCCGACGCTGTTAGCACTGTTCTTGGCCGTCACTTTGATGCTATTGTTGTTGACAACGAGAAAACTGCCAAGGAGTGTATCCAGCATCTTCGTGATCAGAGAGCCGGCCAGGCTACCTTTATTCCTTTGGAAACTATTCAAGTTAAGGCATTCAATTCTAACCTAAAGGGAATGCACAGAGGAATGCGCCCAGCGATTGAAACAGTGGATTATGATGACTCCGTGTCCAGGGCTATCAGCTACGCATGCGGAAACGCCATTGTGTGTGATGACTTGGCGACAGCCAAGTATCTCTGCTACGAAAAACATGTGGATGCGAAGGCCGTCACTCTCGACGGTACAGTGATCCACAAGGGCGGCCTGATGACTGGTGGCCGAGGCCCTCAGCAGAACTCGAAGCGCTGGGAAGATTCCGAGGTAGAGAATCTATTCAAACTCAAGGACAAATTGATGGCCGACCTTGCCAATCTGCCCAAGGGCCACCGCCGGGGtaccgaagaagaaacgcTACAAGGAGAGCTGGTTGGTCTTGAACAGCGCTTAGCGTATGCCCAAGAGGAGCTCAAGGCGCTTGAGAGGAATCTTCAAAGCAAGCACACTGAATTGGACTTTGTTAAGCGCCAGCTCGAGGAGGTGAAGCCCAAGTACGTGGAGAAGCAGGAAGAACTGGCGGAGCTTGAACAGACAATCACAACATCGCAAGAAACCGTCAGCAacgttgaagatgaggtctATCGTAAATTCTGCAAGCGCCTTGGGTACAGCAACATTCGTGAATATGAAGTTCAACAGGGATCCCTGCATGAAGAGGCTGCCCAGAAGAAACTTGAGTTCACAACCCAAAAGAGCAGAATTGAGAATCAGCTCAGTTTTGAGAAGCAGCGTCTCCAGGCCACTCTTGATCGAATTGCCAGTCTGCAAACTCAACACCATCGTGACCAGGATATGATCGAAGAGctcaaacaagaacaagagggCATTCGTAACCAACTGGACGAGTATAACGCGGAGCTCGAAATTCTTCGTGAGCGTCTCGAGCAGCAGAAGGAATCTTACGCACAATCCGCCGAGAACCTCACACAACATCGTAGAGAGCTTCAAAGACGCAGCAGAGATGTGGAAGCTACCTTGAAGAATGTAAATGCATTGGAAGCAGAGGTCCAGCGTAACTCATCCAGCCGATacgctcttcttcggcgctGCAAACTTGAGGATATTGACGTCCCATTGACCGAGGGATCAAACCCGCTAGACCAGCTTCCTATTGATGAGCTTGTACAGGCAGCTGACCCTGACGCaatggatgttgatgaagacGCGAATGGTGGCGCTGACGGCGCTTTCACTGTTCAGGACTATGGTATTGAGGTTGATTTCGACTCTCTGGGCGAAACACTCAAGGAG GAGTCTGACGAGAAGCTTGAAGAGGAGTTACTAGATAAAATTCGGTCTTTGAATAGTGAACTTGACAAAATGGCTCCCAATACCCGTGCAATGGAACGGCTGGAGAGTGTCGAGAACAAACTCCGAAGCACAGAGAAAGACTTTGATGAATCACGAAAACACGCCCGAAAGACCAAAGAGGACTTCGAGGAAGTGATGCGCCAACGATCAGAGCTGTTCAACAAGGCGTTCACTCACATATCGGAGCAAATCCAGCCCATCTATCGCGACTTGACAAAGAGTAGCAACTATCCATTAGGTGGACAAGC GTATCTGGACATCGAGGATTCAGATGAGCCATATCTTGATGGTATCAAGTACCATGCCATGCCACCGCTTAAGCGTTTCCGAGACATGGAGCACCTCTCTGGTGGTGAGAAAACCATGGCGGCCTTGGCTCTCCTATTTGCCATCCATTCGTACCAGCCATCACCGTTCTTCGTGCTAGACGAAGTTGATGCTGCCCTCGACAACACTAATGTCGCTCGGATTGCGAACTACATTCATGATCACGCTGCTCCGGGTATGCAGTTTATCGTCATCAGTTTGAAGACTGGTCTCTTCCAGAACAGTGAGGCCTTGGTTGGAATTTACCGAGATCAGACGGAGAACAGCAGTAAATCCTTGACCCTTGAT CTCCGGAAATATAATTAG
- a CDS encoding uncharacterized protein (of unknown function-domain containing protein) — MSMTSPEYSMDAIGQPIAAKEEEQPQMLPYHDMTRSKAPECSQTTTTFNFPYPHFALLYINRNGELGVEASSSIASYEKTIFTHDVKERFLKSATVGWQSDLQSYHANSVSHMDGDVKPFLSNTPFTLQQQHHNHHHNQAGWYQPELIPCEWQSLQNKRHRRNLRRVSSDVRRDSDSDSPGATIRWTALRLGQKNLLRTYYEKAFENFQQLNCRAIAKAFVKLVEPRKQVNHPYNGRKTTAGSSQRVDPELTKPKWWPTGVTHREPDHLLKAERIRLLVHILCELKDSHGITADKLKDAGQDVRRQIMPAERLRVLDEIYYVREMEELYLDGKISGDTIIHVSHVHLAEAGADAELHEPSSSDNTNPLVNLTIKSKRDASNMSECHKPSYESDAHSSTEHSQPARQPLGQIACAPLSPLSTPSISRKSSLESSLTSYSSDLTSSMLSSNEANRVYTSKDVNATAPCIPGYFTQHISTQPPGQNTQTGFWNSIPQAHQSLAFQGY; from the exons ATGAGTATGACCAGTCCAGAGTACAGTATGGATGCGATAGGTCAGCCCATAGctgcgaaagaagaagagcagccGCAGATGCTTCCATATCACGATATGACTCGGTCGAAGGCACCG GAATGCTCGCAGACGACTACCACATTCAACTTCCCTTACCCACACTTCGCTCTGTTATACATCAACCGCAATGGAGAACTCGGCGTGGAGGCTTCGTCTTCTATCGCGAGTTATGAGAAAACTATCTTCACGCACGACGTCAAGGAAAGGTTTCTCAAATCGGCCACGGTCGGATGGCAGTCTGATTTGCAAAGCTATCACGCCA ACTCCGTGAGTCACATGGACGGCGATGTCAAACCCTTTTTGTCCAATACTCCCTTCACTttacaacaacaacaccataACCACCACCATAATCAGGCAGGCTGGTATCAGCCTGAGCTCATTCCTTGCGAATGGCAGTCACTGCAGAACAAGCGTCATAGGCGGAACCTTAGGCGCGTGAGCTCCGATGTCCGTCGTGATTCGGACTCGGATTCTCCTGGCGCAACGATCAGGTGGACGGCACTTCGACTTGGGCAAAAGAATCTTTTAAGGACTTACTATGAAAAAGCATTTGAGAACTTCCAACAGCTCAACTGCAGAGCAATTGCAAAGGCCTTCGTCAAACTAGTCGAGCCGCGCAAGCAAGTCAACCACCCATACAATGGACGAAAGACTACCGCAGGATCGTCTCAGCGAGTAGATCCAGAATTGACGAAGCCAAAATGGTGGCCGACAGGTGTCACACATAGGGAGCCCGATCATCTCCTGAAAGCTG AACGAATTCGTCTCCTTGTACACATTTTGTGCGAATTGAAAGATAGTCATGGAATAACAGCAGATAAACTCAAAGATGCCGGACAAGATGTACGGCGACAGATCATGCCGGCAGAGCGGTTACGTGTATTGGATGAGATTTACTATGTTCGAGAGATGGAAGAGCTCTACCTAGACGGGAAAATCA GCGGCGACACTATAATTCACGTCTCCCATGTCCATTTGGCTGAGGCCGGTGCTGACGCCGAGCTGCACGAGCCTTCCTCCAGCGACAACACCAATCCACTAGTTAACCTCACTATCAAGTCTAAGCGAGATGCCTCAAACATGTCCGAGTGTCATAAGCCAAGCTACGAGAGCGATGCACATTCCTCCACCGAGCACAGCCAACCAGCAAGACAGCCACTGGGTCAGATCGCCTGCGCTCCTCTATCTCCACTTTCAACTCCCTCCATTAGTCGAAAGAGCTCCTTGGAGAGTAGCCTCACAAGTTATTCTTCCGACCTGACCTCATCTATGCTGTCGTCCAATGAGGCCAATCGAGTATATACATCAAAAGACGTCAATGCCACGGCACCGTGTATTCCAGGCTATTTTACACAGCATATCTCCACACAACCTCCTGGACAAAATACTCAAACCGGATTTTGGAACAGTATCCCTCAAGCGCATCAGTCGCTTGCGTTCCAAGGATACTAA
- a CDS encoding uncharacterized protein (expressed protein) encodes MLPKRTLNNFPLKIRYEIFILAMTPPHAEWLDHPIIYLKNDRVREVVWGDLDPTYHNLLLTDKMCHWTAERALFSHFVFMYAEPLALELPYKLRWNIKHFAYRPDLMHDTSHFFNLIDIRRQLSYLTTVHIVIPQRGERISQRITTDAETLKFIALIFLTRYRVAVVGQTEQDECWDIESGQVLYSVRNALRGLEGYRHLNMFYKPHGQNPPIEFGCTDTLWTREEDLGLLEDRKPVVSELENMALIPRMRSILSIMSTYSAT; translated from the coding sequence ATGCTACCCAAGAGAACCCTCAACAACTTCCCGCTGAAGATTCGCTATGAGATTTTCATACTCGCTATGACACCTCCGCATGCCGAATGGCTCGACCATCCAATAATCTACTTAAAAAATGACCGGGTGAGGGAGGTCGTCTGGGGAGACTTGGACCCAACTTATCACAACCTTCTTCTCACAGACAAAATGTGCCATTGGACAGCCGAGCGGGCTCTTTTCTCTCACTTTGTCTTCATGTACGCAGAGCCATTAGCTTTGGAACTACCATACAAGCTTAGGTGGAATATAAAACACTTCGCCTACCGCCCGGATCTTATGCATGACACCTCTCATTTTTTCAACTTGATTGACATTCGTCGACAGTTATCATATCTCACCACAGTACACATTGTGATCCCACAAAGGGGGGAGAGAATCTCGCAAAGGATTACGACCGATGCCGAAACATTGAAGTTTATTGCCCTCATTTTCCTTACGCGCTATCGAGTCGCTGTTGTCGGGCAGACTGAGCAGGATGAGTGTTGGGACATTGAATCGGGACAGGTGCTATACTCGGTAAGGAATGCACTGAGGGGGTTAGAAGGATATCGACATCTCAATATGTTCTACAAACCCCATGGCCAGAATCCACCCATCGAGTTCGGCTGTACGGATACCCTATGGACGAGGGAAGAAGACCTTGGACTGCTGGAAGACCGTAAACCAGTCGTTTCTGAACTTGAAAACATGGCCCTGATTCCTAGAATGAGGAGCATCTTATCGATCATGAGTACTTATAGCGCCACTTAG
- a CDS encoding uncharacterized protein (of unknown function-domain containing protein) has protein sequence MGMLTFARFLTRPYPHYRDGPTIFSFQQKLIMEDGASYSTGDSPDLQAIPSDDMLSDLDDVAGSSDSFYSPSGTPRRPSFSYQDDWETFPPLDKLTVFDLLDNFSLSQRLEKLQHTINMQKEKMKKQREKLKYTSATAKDRVVGEFKRRVPTADEQLDKYRRRMKVGVERLGKQWNATATVTLREKISFIAGVLNIFFSGYLIGAHPESFYIWFTVQLAYFMPIRYYRYHAKGYHYFLADLCYFVNLLCMLSIWAFPNSKRLFISAYCLTFGNNAVAIAMWRNSLVFHSMDKVVSLFIHIMPPATWHCIVHLTSAETLKERFPAIYDIKFSEPGSPDHFSLLSMMVWATVPYTIWQLSYHCFITVRRAEQIAAGRPTSFTWLRKSYAKAWIGKIVLSLPESLQAPAFMLIQYFYAILTMIPCPLWLWSRWASGLFLTGLFILSIHNGATYYIDVFGKRFQKELEALKKDVARWQSSPEGTASPTILTSDSAVATGTHVLDDSKGAAKNGGSDKASIDKIPLLDSTVTASGIEEAASGSPSVRERK, from the exons ATGGGGATGCTAACGTTCGCCCGCTTTCTTACTAGACCCTATCCTCACTACCGTGACGGCCCGACGATATTCTCTTTCCAACAGAAACTCATCATGGAGGACGGCGCCTCCTACTCGACCGGTGACTCGCCTGATCTCCAGGCGATCCCAAGTGATGACATGCTGTCGGACTTGGACGATGTTGCAGGATCCTCTGATAGCTTTTATTCGCCGTCTGGCACACCGAGAAGGCCTTCCTTCTCATATCAGGATGATTGGGAGACCTTTCCCCCATTAGACAAGTTAACGGTCTTCGACTTGCTCGACAACTTCTCACTGTCCCAAAGACTCGAAAAGCTACAGCATACCATCAATatgcagaaagaaaagatgaagaaacaGCGGGAGAAGCTGAAGTACACCTCCGCAACCGCAAAGGATCGCGTGGTGGGAGAATTTAAAAGGCGCGTTCCCACTGCGGACGAGCAGCTTGACAAGTATCGCCGCCGTATGAAGGTCGGTGTTGAGCGCCTGGGGAAGCAGTGGAACGCAACCGCAACCGTTACATTACGTGAGAAGATCTCGTTCATTGCAGGTGTTCTCAACATTTTCTTCAGTGGCTATCTTATTGGAGCCCATCCGGAGTCTTTCTATATCTGGTTCACCGTACAGCTGGCCTACTTCATGCCGATTCGATACTATAGGTATCACGCGAAAGGTTATCATTACTTTCTGGCTGACCTCTGCTACTTCGTCAACCTATTATGCATGTTGAGTATTTGGGCCTTTCCAAATTCCAAGAGACTTTTCATTAGCGCGTACTGTTTGACTTTCGGCAACAACGCTGTCGCGATCGCTATGTGGCGAAACTCCCTTGTATTTCATAGTATGGACAAGGTCGTGAG TCTGTTCATTCATATTATGCCACCGGCAACCTGGCATTGTATTGTTCACTTGACTTCGGCGGAGACATTGAAGGAGAGGTTCCCAGCGATCTACGACATTAAGTTCAGTGAGCCTGGGTCGCCGGACCACTTCTCGCTCCTGTCTATGATGGTCTGGGCAACAGTACCCTATACGATATGGCAGTTATCCTATCATTGCTTTATCACCGTGCGACGTGCGGAGCAGATTGCCGCAGGACGCCCGACTAGCTTCACATGGCTCCGCAAATCATATGCCAAGGCCTGGATTGgtaaaatagttttaagCTTGCCCGAATCGTTACAGGCTCCTGCCTTTATGTTGATCCAATACTTCTATGCGATTTTGACGATGATCCCATGCCCGCTCTGGCTATGGTCCCGCTGGGCTAGCGGGCTATTCCTGACTGGGCTCTTCATATTGAGCATCCACAATGGCGCAACATACTACATTGATGTTTTTGGCAAGCGGTTCCAGAAAGAACTGGAAGCGTTGAAAAAGGATGTCGCACGGTGGCAGTCTTCTCCTGAAGGCACAGCTAGCCCGACTATTCTGACATCTGACAGCGCTGTTGCCACCGGCACGCATGTCTTGGATGATTCTAAAGGTGCTGCAAAGAATGGAGGATCCGACAAGGCAAGCATTGATAAAATACCTCTGCTTGACTCTACCGTGACCGCGAGCGGTATAGAAGAGGCTGCTTCCGGTTCCCCGTCAGTGCGAGAGAGGAAATAG
- a CDS encoding MRS7 family protein, giving the protein MSVSIRSARLVRNNAALRPSLIARPRFTGALGAVSAANLRINGRGLPSHIQALAILVPHHGYATEQSTSTSSSSFPPPGFNAEQAKKPIVPEPAKNDQQVVPKSELPVTPKNNAQSKDKSSEAGAVKEAAEEKKEQKKLTIGQKIKKEAQHYWDGTKLLATEVKISSRLALKMAAGYELSRREHRQLQRTVKDLGRLVPFSMFVIIPFAELLLPVALKLFPNMLPSTYEGQKAREKKALNLSSTRKEVSGFLKDTLKESGLPVTAATVKNEEFAEFFKKIRTTGEAPSTEDVIKVCKVFKDDLTLDNLSRPQLVGICKYMNLNSFGTDAMLRYNIRHRMRQIKRDDRAIFYEGVESLSVPELQMACASRGIRTHGVSPARLRDDLSTWLDLRLKQGVPSTLLVLSNAYVYAQGGKETEMSSQIEALQAVLSSIPEELFHEIELEVHNAEGAATNKQRLEVIKEQQELIEEENEQNSENEEKGVAAPKDHEDIDDKEEVTIEAKYQGQSGEAAEAVAEGEKVEEAQLKDPSTQAKDGKKETTSA; this is encoded by the exons ATGTCTGTCAGCATTAGATCGGCTAGACTTGTGCGCAACAATGCTGCATTACGCCCCAGTTTGATCG CCCGGCCGCGCTTCACGGGTGCATTGGGCGCAGTTTCAGCCGCCAATCTCCGGATCAATGGCCGAGGCCTTCCATCTCACATACAAGCCTTAGCAATTCTGGTCCCTCACCATGGGTACGCTACAGAGCAATCAACTTCTACCTCCTCATCGAGCTTTCCTCCGCCCGGTTTCAACGCCGAGCAAGCGAAAAAGCCCATCGTTCCAGAGCCTGCTAAAAATGATCAACAAGTTGTTCCCAAATCAGAATTACCAGTTACCCCGAAGAACAATGCTCAGAGCAAAGATAAGTCAAGTGAAGCAGGAGCAGTCAAGGAGGCtgccgaggagaagaaggagcaaaAGAAGTTGACGATTGggcaaaagatcaagaaggaagccCAGCATTATTGGGATGGCACCAAGCTTTTGGCCACGGAAGTCAAAATTAGTTCCAGACTAGCATTGAAGATGGCAGCGGGTTATGAGCTGAGCAGAAGAGAACACCGACAG CTCCAACGAACGGTCAAGGATCTTGGTCGCCTGGTTCCATTCTCTATGTTTGTCATTATTCCGTTTGCGGAGTTGTTGCTCCCTGTGGCTCTCAAGCTGTTCCCTAATATGCTGCCGAGCACATACGAGGGGCAGAAAGCTcgcgagaagaaggcatTGAACCTGAGCTCTACACGGAAAGAAGTTTCTGGTTTCTTGAAAGATACGCTCAAGGAGAGCGGTCTTCCCGTGACGGCTGCTACCGTCAAAAATGAGGAGTTCGCAGAATTCTTCAAGAAAATCAGGACAACCGGAGAAGCACCTTCGACTGAGGATGTTATCAAAGTTTGCAAGGTTTTCAAAGATGACCTGACTCTGGACAACTTGTCTCGGCCTCAGTTGGTCGGTATTTGCAAGTATATGAACCTGAATTCGTTTGGCACTGATGCTATGCTCCGTTACAACATCCGACACCGCATGCGGCAGATCAAGCGCGATGATCGCGCTATTTTCTACGAGGGTGTTGAATCTCTTTCTGTGCCAGAATTGCAGATGGCATGCGCTTCTCGTGGTATTCGCACTCATGGTGTTTCCCCTGCTCGTCTGCGCGACGATCTCTCCACATGGCTCGATCTTCGTCTCAAGCAAGGCGTCCCATCTACGCTTCTTGTTCTGAGCAACGCATATGTTTACGCGCAGGGTGGTAAAGAGACAGAGATGTCATCTCAGATCGAAGCTCTTCAGGCGGTGCTGTCCAGCATTCCCGAGGAGCTGTTCCATGAAATTGAACTCGAGGTACACAATGCCGAGGGTGCTGCCACGAACAAGCAGCGTCTTGAGGTTATTAAGGAGCAGCAAGAGCTCATTGAGGAGGAGAACGAGCAGAACAGCGAGAACGAGGAGAAGGGTGTCGCCGCGCCTAAGGATcatgaggatattgatgacaaggaagaagtcaCCATTGAGGCCAAGTATCAGGGCCAATCCGGCGAGGCAGCCGAGGCTGTGGCCGAGGGCGAAAAGGTAGAAGAAGCACAGTTGAAAGACCCTTCGACCCAAGCCAAGGATGGAAAAAAGGAGACGACCTCCGCTTAA